A region from the Aliarcobacter thereius LMG 24486 genome encodes:
- the tlyA gene encoding 23S rRNA (cytidine-2'-O)-methyltransferase TlyA, with protein MRLDLYLTKHFNIQSRNKALELIKSNKVKIDDKIVSKASFLVDESMKIELLEEDFYVSRAAYKLKYFLEDLKDDKFDLKDKVALDIGSSTGGFTQILLENNIKKVFCVDVGSNQLHERVKKSEKIEFFENCDIRDFKSEIYFDIVTCDVSFISILNIIDAINSLKFQKIIILFKPQFEVGTGVKRDKKGVVKDEKAKKLARDRFLAKTLELNWILEKNSISKLEGKDGNSEEFFYFCRK; from the coding sequence ATGAGATTAGATTTATACCTTACAAAACATTTTAATATTCAAAGTAGAAATAAAGCACTTGAACTAATAAAGTCAAATAAAGTAAAAATTGATGACAAAATTGTATCAAAAGCTTCATTTCTAGTTGATGAAAGTATGAAAATTGAACTTTTAGAAGAAGATTTTTATGTAAGTAGAGCTGCTTATAAACTAAAATATTTTTTAGAAGATTTAAAAGATGATAAATTTGATTTAAAAGATAAAGTAGCTTTAGATATAGGAAGTAGCACAGGTGGATTTACACAAATTTTATTAGAAAATAATATAAAAAAGGTTTTTTGTGTAGATGTTGGAAGTAATCAACTTCACGAAAGAGTGAAAAAAAGTGAAAAAATAGAATTTTTTGAAAATTGTGACATTAGAGATTTTAAAAGTGAAATATATTTTGATATTGTGACTTGTGATGTCTCTTTTATATCAATTTTAAATATAATTGATGCTATAAATAGCCTAAAATTTCAAAAAATAATAATTCTTTTTAAACCACAATTTGAAGTTGGAACAGGTGTTAAAAGAGATAAAAAAGGTGTTGTAAAAGATGAAAAAGCCAAAAAACTTGCAAGAGATAGATTTTTGGCAAAAACTTTAGAACTAAATTGGATATTAGAGAAAAACAGTATTAGCAAACTTGAAGGAAAAGATGGAAACAGTGAAGAGTTTTTCTACTTTTGTAGAAAATAA
- a CDS encoding bifunctional riboflavin kinase/FAD synthetase, with protein METVKSFSTFVENKIDKNSIKSIAIGGFDGMHLAHQKLFSNLDENGAIICIETGHASLTPKFYRQEYSKYPIFFYDLDKIKGLDGVEFINLLKFEFPNLEKIVVGFDFAFGKDRSCNTNDLKNHFKGNVVIIDEVCLDDSAIHSRYIREFLLSGNIKLANKFLGKNYKIYGKHIKGQGLGKKEFVATINLEVIDFLLPKSGVYITKTSFDNKTYPSVSFLGHRNSTDNVFAIETHILDEDIEVIVENVAIEFIEKIRDNKKFNSFLELKDEIICDVNFAKKYFYEKLDKIKND; from the coding sequence ATGGAAACAGTGAAGAGTTTTTCTACTTTTGTAGAAAATAAAATTGATAAAAATAGTATAAAATCAATAGCTATTGGTGGTTTTGATGGAATGCATTTAGCTCATCAAAAACTTTTTTCAAATTTAGATGAAAATGGAGCAATAATTTGTATTGAAACAGGTCATGCATCTTTAACTCCAAAATTTTATAGACAAGAGTATTCAAAATATCCAATATTTTTTTATGATTTAGATAAAATAAAAGGCTTAGATGGAGTTGAGTTTATAAATCTTCTTAAGTTTGAATTTCCTAATTTAGAAAAAATTGTTGTAGGTTTTGATTTTGCTTTTGGTAAAGATAGATCTTGCAACACTAATGATTTAAAAAATCATTTTAAAGGCAATGTTGTTATTATTGATGAAGTTTGTTTAGATGATTCTGCTATTCATTCAAGATATATTCGAGAGTTTTTATTAAGTGGCAATATAAAATTGGCAAACAAATTTCTTGGAAAAAATTATAAAATATATGGAAAGCATATAAAAGGTCAGGGTTTAGGTAAAAAAGAGTTCGTAGCAACTATAAATCTTGAAGTAATTGATTTTTTACTTCCTAAAAGTGGAGTTTATATCACAAAAACAAGTTTTGATAATAAAACTTATCCATCTGTGAGTTTTTTAGGACATAGAAATAGTACAGATAATGTTTTTGCTATAGAAACTCATATTTTGGATGAAGATATAGAAGTAATTGTTGAAAATGTAGCAATAGAATTTATAGAAAAGATAAGAGATAATAAAAAATTTAACTCTTTTTTAGAGTTAAAAGATGAAATAATTTGTGATGTAAACTTTGCAAAAAAATATTTTTATGAAAAGTTGGATAAAATAAAGAATGACTGA
- the cmoA gene encoding carboxy-S-adenosyl-L-methionine synthase CmoA, producing the protein MTDKVFNKKIKKQFEFDEEVASVFDDMLERSIPYYKEMQRLSIALANNFLKDDAKIVDLGCSTASTLIELAKSSKEINNLNLFGVDSSEAMLDFASKKANAYGVEINFICDDIFNVDFSNSNVIFANYTLQFIRPLLREKLISKIFDSLEKGGVFIFCEKILAESNLLNKQLIDEYYNYKKNQGYSEFEISQKREALENVLIPYTQKENEKMIKEAGFSHCEMVFKWVNFALFIAIK; encoded by the coding sequence ATGACTGATAAAGTATTTAATAAAAAAATAAAAAAACAATTTGAGTTTGATGAAGAAGTTGCAAGTGTTTTTGATGATATGTTAGAAAGATCAATCCCTTATTACAAAGAGATGCAAAGGCTAAGTATTGCTTTGGCTAATAATTTTCTAAAAGATGATGCAAAGATTGTGGATTTAGGTTGTTCAACTGCTTCAACTTTAATAGAACTTGCAAAATCTAGTAAAGAGATAAATAATCTAAATCTTTTTGGAGTTGATAGTTCTGAAGCTATGCTTGATTTTGCTTCAAAAAAAGCAAATGCATATGGAGTTGAAATAAATTTTATTTGTGATGATATTTTTAATGTAGATTTTTCAAACTCAAATGTAATTTTTGCAAATTATACTTTGCAGTTTATAAGACCACTTTTAAGAGAAAAACTTATATCAAAGATTTTTGATAGTTTAGAAAAAGGTGGAGTTTTTATATTTTGTGAAAAAATTTTAGCAGAATCAAATTTGCTAAATAAACAACTAATAGATGAGTATTATAATTATAAAAAAAACCAAGGTTATAGTGAGTTTGAGATATCTCAAAAAAGAGAAGCTTTGGAAAATGTTTTAATTCCATATACTCAAAAAGAGAATGAAAAAATGATAAAAGAAGCTGGTTTTTCTCATTGTGAAATGGTTTTCAAATGGGTAAACTTTGCTTTGTTTATAGCTATTAAATAA